A genomic segment from Saimiri boliviensis isolate mSaiBol1 chromosome 14, mSaiBol1.pri, whole genome shotgun sequence encodes:
- the POLR2I gene encoding DNA-directed RNA polymerase II subunit RPB9 isoform X1 — MEAITLGYQKTEASNETFARREGRYSTCAQHCLLLAKQLGLAPPATCSAAEQAQKVRRAARRHGARRDLRAGFRGDSLLPGMCRNCDYQQEADNSCIYVNKITHEVDELTQIIADVSQDPTLPRTEDHPCQKCGHKEAVFFQSHSARAEDAMRLYYVCTAPHCGHRWTE; from the exons atggaagcaattaCTCTAGGATATCAAAAGACTGAAGCAAGCAATGAAACCTTTGCGCGGAGAGAAGGGAGATACAGCACGTGTGCGCAGCACTGCCTTCTTCTGGCGAAGCAACTAGGCCTGGCCCCTCCGGCGACCTGTAGCGCGGCGGAGCAAGCGCAGAAGGTTAGGCGGGCTGCGCGTCGCCATGGAGCCCGACGGGACCTACGAGCCGGGTTTCGTGGGGATTCGCTTCTGCCAGGAATG TGCCGGAACTGTGATTACCAGCAGGAGGCCGACAACAGCTGCATCTATGTCAACAAGATCACGCACGAAGTGGA CGAACTAACCCAGATTATCGCCGACGTGTCCCAGGACCCCACGTTGCCGCGGACCGAGGACCACCCGTGCCAGAA GTGTGGCCACAAGGAGGCTGTGTTCTTCCAGTCACACAGTGCCCGGGCTGAG GACGCCATGCGTCTGTACTACGTGTGCACGGCCCCACACTGCGGCCACCGCTGGACCGAGTGA
- the POLR2I gene encoding DNA-directed RNA polymerase II subunit RPB9 isoform X2: MEPDGTYEPGFVGIRFCQECNNMLYPKEDKENRILLYACRNCDYQQEADNSCIYVNKITHEVDELTQIIADVSQDPTLPRTEDHPCQKCGHKEAVFFQSHSARAEDAMRLYYVCTAPHCGHRWTE, from the exons ATGGAGCCCGACGGGACCTACGAGCCGGGTTTCGTGGGGATTCGCTTCTGCCAGGAATG tAACAACATGCTATACCCCAAGGAAGACAAGGAGAACCGCATTCTGCTCTACGCG TGCCGGAACTGTGATTACCAGCAGGAGGCCGACAACAGCTGCATCTATGTCAACAAGATCACGCACGAAGTGGA CGAACTAACCCAGATTATCGCCGACGTGTCCCAGGACCCCACGTTGCCGCGGACCGAGGACCACCCGTGCCAGAA GTGTGGCCACAAGGAGGCTGTGTTCTTCCAGTCACACAGTGCCCGGGCTGAG GACGCCATGCGTCTGTACTACGTGTGCACGGCCCCACACTGCGGCCACCGCTGGACCGAGTGA
- the OVOL3 gene encoding putative transcription factor ovo-like protein 3 has translation MPRAFLVRSRRPQPPNWGHLPDQLRGDAYIPDCSSLVGPPAQQSSSVRDPWAAQPTQGNLTSAPRGPGTLGCPLCPKAFPLQRMLTRHLKCHSPVRRHLCRCCGKGFHDAFDLKRHMRTHTGIRPFRCSACGKAFTQRCSLEAHLAKVHGQPASYAYRERREKLHVCEDCGFTSSRPEAYAQHRALHRAAGYPMPVSSPRGK, from the exons ATGCCCCGTGCCTTCCTGGTCAGGAGTCGGCGTCCACAGCCACCCAACTGGGGCCACCTGCCTGACCAGCTCCGGGGAGATGCCTATATCCCAG ATTGCAGCAGCCTGGTGGGGCCACCAGCGCAACAGTCATCCAGTGTCAGAGATCCGTGGGCAGCG CAGCCCACACAGGGCAACCTGACCTCTGCTCCCAGGGGCCCAGGGACGCTGGGCTGCCCACTCTGCCCTAAGGCCTTCCCTCTGCAGCGCATGCTGACTCGGCACCTCAAGTGCCACAGCCCTGTGCGCCGCCACCTGTGCCGCTGTTGTGGCAAGGGCTTTCATGACGCCTTCGATCTCAAGCGCCACATGAGGACGCACACTG GGATCCGGCCTTTCCGCTGCAGTGCTTGCGGGAAAGCGTTTACGCAGCGCTGCTCCCTGGAAGCTCATCTTGCTAAGGTGCATGGGCAGCCAGCCAGCTACGCTTACCGTGAGCGCCGCGAAAAGCTGCACGTGTGCGAGGATTGCGGTTTTACCAGCTCCCGGCCAGAGGCCTACGCACAGCACCGTGCCCTGCATCGCGCAGCCGGATACCCCATGCCAGTGTCCTCCCCACGAGGCAAATAA